The Topomyia yanbarensis strain Yona2022 chromosome 3, ASM3024719v1, whole genome shotgun sequence nucleotide sequence CCCGATTTTGTCAACCTCAAATAAAAGTTGACAGTTTATAGTTTGGtggactctagcagacgaaacaagttgaattcgaggaagaaaaatttaaactaaataataagAAAGGTTCATGAGGGTATATCTAAGGGCTAAACAAGAATATTATAATTACTTcgatttcttaaaaagaaagaaaaatatatgtaccgattttatcaatgtccccattttatcagcctaaaaatcaccatggggctgataaaatttgggtagaagtagtttagagtgtactGTTTACACTCTATTTTtgtcgctgtcagtttttcgaaaattgttgtcgATAGATAGATATTAGCatgtgttatagcaaataggcgcgtggaatgcatggctgcttaaaacaaaagaagttcagcgtggccactgTGGATTGCGGGAGACTtctctagaggttcaatactaacaatttagCGGATAAAAAAGAGGTCGATTATTTTTGCCCTGTACACCAGACGTCCCccttaagacttttttggtgaTATTCAACGGGGAAAACTGATCCAAAACAGGCCCAATGGGACGTCACCATATCCATATCCATAGGGATAGCATAATggttagtgcattgggtcgGAATCTCAAAGGTTGTGGGTTTGAATCTCGCCTCTGTGGgaatttttaatgtagaatacatttaagctttcaatataggggtcccgtttcaaaatatcggcttcggctccgcgtcagattttgaacgttaataacttttatcatacttaacagaatgatttgatttttaggccaatttgttgaaaatatgttcctctatgctgtattaaaatttgtgttgtGACCGGTAGAAATTCGCGGTATCAAACCTTCCACTCGCGACGGAACTTGGAAGCGGGTGATAATTTCAGCAGGCAACGGCGACAGGAAAAAGATATGGTGTGGTGGAACTTCAATTTTATTTGCAGCGATGTGCACTCTCCAACGGTTCAATTCAACTTGTCAGCTCCTTGCGGTCTGACGTATCGCAGAAGCTGATCACTATCCTAGTGTGGGTGACGAAAACGAATAGAAGACGAAAGTGATACACGGCTAGCGTGCGCGAGTGGGGTTACAGAGTAAACCCTACACTCTCATCGGATTTTCTGGGTCACTTTACTCATTCTGTACGGTAATCCTAAACATCGCCACCCCCTTGAAATATCATTTCTaaacaaatgcaaaaattaaCAGAATTAACTTAATAGCTAGGTGAGTATAACATTTAATTTTCTTCTTCAAGCACTCCGGATCGTTGAGCTGGTTGCGGGTTGATGGCTAGCGGGTCTTCTTCTCCATCAATTGCAGTGGTAGTGGAATCCGGCAGTAAACAAACCTTTGTGATTGGCCGGGTGATAATTCCCCGAACAGTGCGTAGCGTCACGACTCTGGTCATTCCATCTGGACCTGGTGAAGTGGTCAAAATTCGGGCGAGAGGCCAACGTATTGGTTGTTGCATCTCATCGACGACAACAACCATTCGGCCTGGCAGCATACTGTCATTTCGTCGGTTCATTACGGTGTCTTTTTGCGGCTCTTGAAGGTATTCCGATCGCCAGTGGCACCAGAATTTTTGGACGTGAAGTTGAAGTTTCTGATAGTGATCCAGTCGGTTGACTGGGATGTTCCGATGATCTGGGTCGGGCAAGGCGAGCATGCTGGTTCCGATCAAGAAGTGCGCTGGTGTGAGTGCAGCCAAATCATCCGGATCATCTGACATTGGCAGCAGCGGCCGGGAATTCATCAGGGCTTCGATCTGCGAGAGCACCGTTCCAACATCTTCGAACGATAGTCGAGACGGACCGAGCTGGCGGTAAAGTTGTTTCTTGGCTACCTTGATGGCCGCCTCCCACAAACCGCCGAAATGGGGTGCCTTTGGCGGGACCAAGTGCCAAGTGATACCTTCCTCTGCGCAAGTTGATGTAATTTTTTCGATTTCCTCCTGGTTTTGAAACATGGCAAATAACTGTTGCAATTCATTTTTAGCTCCCTCGAAATTTTTGCCATTATCCGAGTGAATGTGTGTTGGGCGGCCGCGCCTAGCAATAAAACGGCGGAGCGCACACAGGAACGCCTGGGTGGTCAGATCGCTGACGAGCTCAATGTGGACGGCCTTGGTGGCGAAGCAGATGAACAGGCAAATGTACGCTTTGGCTGGTGCGGCGCGCTTGTGGATTGGTTTTAGGTACAGCGGGCCAGCGTAGTCTACTCCAGCGACACTAAACGGGCGGCTAGGGACTATTCGATGAACGGGCAGTTGACCGATGTGCTGACGGGCAGGTTCCGGGTTGAGGCGAGTGCAGCGAAAGCATTTGCGTACTGTGCTGCGAACTAAGCGACGGCCATGTACTGGCCAAAATTCTTCTCGGATGACGGACAGCAGTACTCGCCCACCGGCGTGAAGCATTTTGTTGTGATAATAGTTGGCAATTAAAAGTGATAGGGGGTGAAAGCTTGGGAGTAGGGCAGGATGTTTCATTTGATAGGGAAGCTGGGCTAGCTTTAGTCGACCTCCGACCCTCAACACTTTTCCCTGGTCTAAAAACGGACTCATTTGGCGCACGTGCGAATGTTTCGCTACTGGTTTCCCCTTTTCCAACTCTCTTATTTCTGAACCGAAGGCATCCTGTTGAGCAAGGCGTATTAGTATAAATTTGGCTTGGGTAAGTAGTTCCACAGATAACGATTTCACAACGGATGTGGTGTTGGGAGGAGGCTGCGTTCTGGCCTTGGCATGAGCGTTCCGCAGAAAGCGAAGGCAATATCCGGTAACGTGTAGTAAGCGGGTGTATGATGACCAGCGGAGAAATATCGCATTAACTGATGGCGTTGATTGTACCAGTGTTACAACATGTCGAACTTCTAGCATCTCCTCAGCAACGCCGGGCGGTTCAAAGGCGGCCCATTCTCGACAGTGTTGCAGCAACCAGTGGGGCCCCTCCTTCCACAACTTACTATTCAGGAACTCGTCGACCGACATTCCGCGGGACACTAAGTCAGCGGGATTTTCGCTACCAGGAACGTGCCTCCATTGACAGCCGTGGGTAAACTGTTGTATTTCCGAAACTCTGTTTCCCACAAAGGTCTGCCATGTGTTCGGAGGGGATCGGAGCCACTGGAGAACGATGGCAGAATCCGACCAGAAAATAGAGGCAGAGACGTCAATGTCGATGGCGTGTTTAACTCGATCGTGGAGATGGGCAGCCAAAACTGCAGCGCAGAGTTCTAGACGTGCGATAGTTAGTCGTTTTAGTGGAGCGACACGTGACTTGGCTGCTAGAAGCTCGACTTTGACGTTTCCCTGCTCGTCTTCGCAACGAGCGTAGATGCATGCACCGTAGGCCAATTCAGAAGCGTCGGCGAAAGTATGCAACTGTATGGTAGAGCATGGGAGAAAAGCATATCGATTTACCCGGTGGGCGGTGATTTTCGGCAACTCATCGTGATAGTTCTCCCAGTTGTTTCGAACAGTCTCAGGAACTGGATCATCCCATTCGACAGGTAGCAGCCACAGCTGCTGCATGATGATTTTGGCCCTCACAACAACGGGCGCAATAAGACCGATGGGGTCGAATAGTTTGGCGATAGAGGATAGAATTGAACGTTTGGTGGGCGGCTTGCCGTCATGTTGTACTTGCGAGTCGAAGCGAAGAAAATCTCCCTCTGGTTCCCAAATAATTCCTAGCGCTTTCACTGTCTCGTGGGGGGTGAACTCCAGAGGGGATTGGGTACCGATTTTGTCGGCGTCTAGGCCGTGTAGCACTTCGAGCCGGTTTGAAGTCCACTTGCGAAGAACGAATCCTCCCTTTTCGAGCAATTTGCTGAGTTCTATGCGTAAGCGGATGGCGCGTTCAACAGTTTGCTCCCCGCCAATGAAGTCGTCGACATAGAAACCTTTCCGGAGAGCCCTGCTGCCGATGGAATACGAGCGGCCTTCGTCGTCAGCCAGTTGTAGCAGCGTGcgagttgccaaaaatgacGATGGAGCTAAACCATAAGTAACGGTAAGTAGATCAAAGGTTTGTACTGGCATATCGGAGGAAAATCGCCAGAAAATGCGTTGCAGTGGAACATCGTCTGGATGCACGAGAACCTGTCGGTACATTTTCGCTATGTCACCTACTAGAGCGATGGGATGCGTCCGAAACCGTAAGATTGTAGTGAGTAGCTCGTCCTGGACGACCGGGCCGACACAGAGGGCATCGTTGAGGGAAAAACCGGTAGACGTTTTTGCCGAACCATCAAATACAACACGAACCTTTGTCGTAGTACTAGCCTCCTTGATAACAGGATGGTGTGGTAGGTAGAATGATTTTGCGCCTTTGGTCTCAGTTAGTTTGCTTGGCTGCATATGCCCGAGGTCGATGTATTCCTGCATGAATCTGTGATACTCAACCTTCAGCTCGGAGTTTCGCTCCAAACGTCGCTCCAAATACTCAAACCGTCGCAGCGCGTTTGCCTTCGACTCGCCTAACATGTCGTCAAAATCAGGCTTCCGAGGCAGGCGAACTATGTACCGTCCGTCAGGGTTTCTAGAGACTGTCGATTGGTAAAGTGTTTCACAGCGCCTTTCTTCGACGGAGTAGTTGTCCTTGGTTGTTAGTTCTTCTATTTTCCAGAAACGTTCCAGAGTTTCTTCCAAGGAAACCATAGATACACACACGAGACTGCTAGAATTGGACGATGGATTGAT carries:
- the LOC131687961 gene encoding uncharacterized protein LOC131687961; protein product: MAEEQQINLLVSRRTTMLEALGRAEAFLRDFNAQRDGQQVPLRLEYLNRMWTSLEEVQAQLEDGDVEGRAEHAAIRADFEPRLFSIKAAFISYSPPLSVNAGNPQPLHATSTLSGIKLPTISLPEFDGDYKQWLTFHDTFLALIHNNADVPPIQKFHYLRAAVKGEAAQLIESIAICSANYSLAWQALEGRYSNEYLLKKRHLQALFDIPRMKKESAATLHGLVDEFERHTKILHHLGEPTDAWSTILEHLLCTRLHDDSLKAWEDHASVTENPNFACLIDFLQRRTRVLESISVNHHQSTSTTNANDGASASHFRRQSQFRLSSCASTANYSFRCPICSQQHSLARCGKFNSMSVNDRQQLVNTKRLCHNCLRGDHIVRQCPCDLNCKKCNQRHHTLLHTSQSAGPKKVSNDAVSRSTSFVDSADRATSSSSPVVSEQTMVAAVEDDSIVETSVSLQHPRENVFLLTVIVNIVDAYGQHHPARALLDSASQPNLITDRMARILRLKKHPVNVTVQGAGQLSKVIHESIYAQVSSRKEHFSCGVNFLVMDKLTANLPAQNVSITDWRIPKDLFLADPTFNKSQPIDVVLGAKHFYSFFPNAARIQLHGNLPLLVDSVFGWIVAGSADLVSPKINPSSNSSSLVCVSMVSLEETLERFWKIEELTTKDNYSVEERRCETLYQSTVSRNPDGRYIVRLPRKPDFDDMLGESKANALRRFEYLERRLERNSELKVEYHRFMQEYIDLGHMQPSKLTETKGAKSFYLPHHPVIKEASTTTKVRVVFDGSAKTSTGFSLNDALCVGPVVQDELLTTILRFRTHPIALVGDIAKMYRQVLVHPDDVPLQRIFWRFSSDMPVQTFDLLTVTYGLAPSSFLATRTLLQLADDEGRSYSIGSRALRKGFYVDDFIGGEQTVERAIRLRIELSKLLEKGGFVLRKWTSNRLEVLHGLDADKIGTQSPLEFTPHETVKALGIIWEPEGDFLRFDSQVQHDGKPPTKRSILSSIAKLFDPIGLIAPVVVRAKIIMQQLWLLPVEWDDPVPETVRNNWENYHDELPKITAHRVNRYAFLPCSTIQLHTFADASELAYGACIYARCEDEQGNVKVELLAAKSRVAPLKRLTIARLELCAAVLAAHLHDRVKHAIDIDVSASIFWSDSAIVLQWLRSPPNTWQTFVGNRVSEIQQFTHGCQWRHVPGSENPADLVSRGMSVDEFLNSKLWKEGPHWLLQHCREWAAFEPPGVAEEMLEVRHVVTLVQSTPSVNAIFLRWSSYTRLLHVTGYCLRFLRNAHAKARTQPPPNTTSVVKSLSVELLTQAKFILIRLAQQDAFGSEIRELEKGKPVAKHSHVRQMSPFLDQGKVLRVGGRLKLAQLPYQMKHPALLPSFHPLSLLIANYYHNKMLHAGGRVLLSVIREEFWPVHGRRLVRSTVRKCFRCTRLNPEPARQHIGQLPVHRIVPSRPFSVAGVDYAGPLYLKPIHKRAAPAKAYICLFICFATKAVHIELVSDLTTQAFLCALRRFIARRGRPTHIHSDNGKNFEGAKNELQQLFAMFQNQEEIEKITSTCAEEGITWHLVPPKAPHFGGLWEAAIKVAKKQLYRQLGPSRLSFEDVGTVLSQIEALMNSRPLLPMSDDPDDLAALTPAHFLIGTSMLALPDPDHRNIPVNRLDHYQKLQLHVQKFWCHWRSEYLQEPQKDTVMNRRNDSMLPGRMVVVVDEMQQPIRWPLARILTTSPGPDGMTRVVTLRTVRGIITRPITKVCLLPDSTTTAIDGEEDPLAINPQPAQRSGVLEEEN